In Polypterus senegalus isolate Bchr_013 chromosome 12, ASM1683550v1, whole genome shotgun sequence, the following are encoded in one genomic region:
- the anapc5 gene encoding anaphase-promoting complex subunit 5, whose protein sequence is MASVHDSLYFNPMMTNGVVHANVFGIKDWVTPYKIAVLVLLDEMTVSKCISLLEKRRLNKLILPLLQGPDMTLVQLLKTVEDCCPQLAYAVHLRLHLMADGELKDMESFFDVLPSPFNETESEAHKSSVVGLFMRHMVLAYNKLSFSQVYKLYKALQQYYKSYERKAPLVSDATTDADMEQLAPDGLGRKVEKQDLDLPPSEDDVASTEPLSQKQAEYFLAQQAYFLKNDENKALKPAGLQKELNNMLKFNPDFAEAHYLSYLNSMRVQDVFVSTHSLLHYFDRLILSGSDSKSNGDEGYGRSLRYAALNLAALHCRFGHYQQAELALQEAIRIAQESSDHVCLQHCLSWLYLLQQMKGSDSTVLTEHSVKMAVHFSLPYLASLGIQSLVQQSAIRGKNAKKLINALKDTDILHWKHSMSELIDISIAQKTAIWRMYGKSTMALQQAQMLMNMNSLESVNLGVQQNNTEAFTVTLCHLAELHAEQGQFQAASEILKHLKERFPSNSQNAKLWMICEQKIQFDRALNDGKYHMAESLVSVISALCKTEGLYRKALVLKAQNQTSEAYRVLQGLLIYCEKTKCTEMTIRVMLAIAELYWRSSSHGIVLPLLLQTLALSREHHLQKLASETVLHLAFSQLMLGIPEQALNILHMAIEPILAHGAVMDKGRALLLVAKCQVVTSASVPADQRHQALVVAIQNLEEARSYFDKVDCRDRVRDIFYLQARLYHSLGKTLERNKCAMLFRQLNEELPSHGVPLLTRL, encoded by the exons ATGGCAAGTGTGCACGACAGTTTGTACTTCAATCCAATGATGACTAACGGCGTTGTGCATGCCAATGTGTTCGGCATCAAGGACTGGGTGACGCCGTATAAGATCGCCGTGTTGGTGCTCCTTGATGAGATGACGGTGTCCAAGTGCATATCGCTCCTGGAGAAAAGGCGTCTCAACAAGCTCATCTTGCCCTTGCTGCAG gGTCCGGATATGACACTCGTTCAGCTGCTGAAAACGGTCGAAGACTGCTGTCCTCAGCTGGCGTACGCCGTCCATCTCCG ACTGCACCTCATGGCCGATGGAGAGCTGAAGGACATGGAgtcattttttgatgttttgcCCAGTCCGTTTAATGAGACAGAGTCTGAAGCGCACAAGTCTAGCGTAGTAG GCTTGTTCATGAGGCACATGGTGCTGGCCTACAATAAGCTGTCCTTCAGTCAAGTCTACAAGTTATACAAAGCACTCCAGCAGTACTACAAGAGTTACGAAAGGAAAGCCCCTCTTGTTAGCGATGCCACGACTGATGCAGACATGGAGCAGCTCGCCCCAGATGGTCTCGGAAGGAAGGTAGAAAAGCAAGATTTGGACCTGCCGCCCAG TGAAGACGACGTCGCCAGTACTGAGCCGCTGTCCCAGAAGCAGGCCGAGTATTTTCTGGCCCAGcag gcttattttttgaaaaatgatgaaaacaaaGCTCTGAAACCTGCAGGTCTACAGAAGGAGCTGAACAACATGCTGAAGTTCAATCCGGACTTTGCAGAAGCG CATTACTTGAGCTACCTGAACAGCATGAGAGTCCAAGATGTCTTTGTGTCGACCCACAGCCTCCTGCACTATTTCGACCGGCTGATTTTGAGTGGCAGTGATAGCAAAAGCAATGGAGACGAGGGTTATGGCCGGAGCTTGAGATACGCTGCTCTGAACCTTGCTGCGCTGCATTGCCGGTTTGGACACTA CCAACAGGCGGAGCTGGCGCTGCAGGAAGCAATCCGCATTGCTCAGGAGTCGAGCGATCACGTCTGCTTACAGCACTGCCTG AGTTGGCTTTACTTGTTGCAACAGATGAAAGGCTCCGACAGCACCGTCCTTACAGAGCACTCAGTTAAAATGGCTGTTCACTTTTCCTTACCG TATTTAGCATCACTTGGAATACAATCGCTGGTTCAACAAAGTGCTATAagaggaaaaaatgcaaaaaagttaaTTAACGCATTGAAGGACACTGATATACTACACTGGAAACACAGCATGTCGGAGCTTATTGATATCAGCATTGCCCAGAAGACCGCGATCTGGAGAATGTACGGCAAAAG CACAATGGCTTTGCAGCAAGCCCAAATGCTCATGAACATGAACAGCCTGGAATCTGTGAACCTGGGCGTGCAGCAGAACAACACTGAGGCCTTCACTGTTACCCTGTGCCACCTGGCAGAGCTCCACGCCGAGCAG GGACAGTTTCAAGCTGcttctgaaatattaaaacatttaaaagagaGATTTCCTTCTAATTCTCAGAATGCAAAG TTATGGATGATTTGTGAACAGAAGATCCAGTTTGACAGAGCTTTAAACGATGGGAAGTACCATATGGCAGAATCACTGGTGTCCGTGATATCGGCCCTCTGCAAGACTGAAGGCTTATACAG AAAAGCACTGGTATTAAAAGCCCAAAATCAAACCTCTGAAGCTTATCGGGTTCTGCAGGGACTACTGATCTATTGTGAAAAGACAAAGTGTACAGAAATGACAATTCG AGTAATGCTGGCCATTGCAGAGCTCTACTGGCGTTCATCTTCTCATGGGATTGTCCTGCCGCTGTTACTGCAGACGTTAGCTTTGTCTCGAGAGCACCATCTTCAGAAACTTGCATCAGAGACGGTTTTGCACTTGGCTTTTTCACAG CTGATGCTCGGTATTCCTGAACAAGCGCTAAACATTCTGCACATGGCAATCGAACCCATCTTGGCACATGGTGCTGTCATGGATAAAGGCCGTGCCCTGCTGCTGGTGGCCAAGTGTCAAGTTGTTACTTCAGCTTCAGTACCTGCAGACCAGAGACATCAGG cacttGTGGTGGCAATTCAAAACCTGGAAGAAGCCAGGAGTTACTTTGATAAAGTTGACTGCCGAGATCGAGTCCGAGACATATTTTATCTGCAGGCCCGCTTGTATCATTCCCTGGgaaaaactttggagagaaaCAAGTGTGCCATGTTGTTCCGCCAGCTGAATGAAGAGCTGCCATCACACGGAGTGCCTCTCCTCACACGCCTATGA